A single genomic interval of Romboutsia ilealis harbors:
- a CDS encoding leucine-rich repeat domain-containing protein, which yields MKYINIPDISLKKAINESLVKYIGKREDLQDITEEEISMITILYVDSRGISDLTGLRYAKNLIYVNLPYNNIKDIDEIGYLAKLEKLILWHNKIEDITPLSNLKNLKHLEIDDNQITSIEPLKNLKQLITLWSSYNNINNIKVLENLTNLKYLYLNNNEIEDISPLKNLVSIEYLGLHYNKIKDVEVLKNLINLKVLGISKNKINDLSKLSNLSLESGFFAWDQSITVNAIATSENTYKLDLNLLKDRNNKVINIINLDSGSYDKENNIISWSNLNLPHHTTFQFNNGMLVYENNSFYGTVTMKIVANDKDNLFNE from the coding sequence GTGAAATATATAAATATACCAGATATTAGTTTAAAAAAAGCTATAAATGAATCGTTAGTTAAATATATAGGAAAAAGAGAAGATCTTCAAGATATAACAGAAGAAGAAATATCAATGATAACAATATTATATGTAGATAGCCGGGGAATAAGTGATTTAACTGGATTAAGATATGCGAAAAATTTAATTTATGTAAATCTTCCTTATAACAATATAAAAGATATAGATGAAATAGGTTACTTAGCTAAATTAGAAAAATTAATATTATGGCACAATAAAATAGAAGATATAACTCCATTAAGTAATTTGAAGAACTTAAAACATTTAGAAATTGATGATAATCAAATAACAAGTATAGAGCCCCTAAAAAATCTAAAGCAATTAATTACACTTTGGAGTAGTTATAATAACATAAATAATATAAAAGTTTTAGAAAATTTAACAAATCTAAAGTATTTATATCTAAATAATAATGAAATAGAAGACATAAGCCCATTAAAGAATTTAGTGAGTATAGAGTATTTAGGGCTTCACTATAATAAAATAAAAGATGTAGAAGTACTCAAAAACCTAATTAATTTAAAAGTGCTTGGAATTAGTAAAAATAAGATAAATGATTTATCTAAATTATCGAATTTAAGTTTAGAAAGTGGATTTTTTGCTTGGGATCAATCTATAACTGTTAATGCTATAGCAACATCAGAAAATACTTATAAATTAGATTTAAATTTATTAAAAGATAGAAACAATAAAGTTATAAATATAATAAATTTAGATAGCGGTAGTTATGATAAAGAAAATAATATTATAAGTTGGAGTAATTTAAATTTACCACACCACACAACTTTTCAATTTAATAATGGTATGTTAGTTTATGAAAATAATAGTTTCTATGGAACAGTAACAATGAAAATTGTAGCAAATGATAAAGATAATTTATTTAATGAATGA
- a CDS encoding PAS domain S-box protein encodes MEALLEKVDEYILTADYDGKINFANSKFLDKFKYKECELYKLNINEILTNNSLEIDKIPIDKNGINKELEFITKNDKKIKLDSKLFIDEFKSKKCLFIVSKDINDSILTKEYMELLLDNLYLGTYIKDDSGKYIYANKTLANFLGKTQEEMIGRYDHEIFPSNISDSFIKMDKVVKESKVAKLYDEEININGKDRWYEHYKSPIYDENNNLKYIMGISKDIQLQKIVKDNIFKKYSKVIDENNNSNFDIYNTLNDISNNIIESTNAKGLNINLYNKDTLEFETSIKLKNAAKVLARVDKIKISKDNEKAILDGKTFRGLKGINKLITKTDIEEIDVDMESRDGIKYACVYPMIVKNELIGTLAMSYSEKEAPKYNQDTLFEEIAERLAMLIKNYRLSTELKLENQKRKELEEELSLYLDVSVDLKSIANIDGYAIKVNDSWERILGWSEEEIKTMHYSDFIHPDDIDILENLYDPDCIEEEIKHLAIRFLCKDSSYRWIELSSKYVKDKNIFIFTGIDITKRKEVEEEKKKLEEAIQLESIRNEFLGNISHEFKTPLNIILGIVQLINKNIDLDNINKENLIRHVGIMKQNSYRLLRLVNNLIDISRIDIGYYNLQLSNYDMVKVIKDITLSISEYVKHKKINLSFNTDLEEVILACDADKMERVMLNLLSNAIKYTDDNGDIHVSLNKVNEDIVVSVKDNGVGIPKDKLKIIFDRFGQVNDILSRRCEGSGIGLSIVKSIVEMHGGKIEVFSEIGKGTEFVFNIPIKILKEENVILKCENRDYHVEKCNIEFSDIYSI; translated from the coding sequence ATGGAAGCTTTATTAGAAAAAGTAGACGAATATATTTTAACAGCTGATTATGACGGAAAAATAAACTTTGCTAATAGTAAATTTTTAGATAAATTCAAATATAAAGAATGTGAATTATATAAACTAAATATAAATGAAATTCTAACTAATAATTCTTTAGAAATAGATAAAATACCAATTGATAAAAATGGAATAAATAAAGAGTTGGAATTTATAACAAAAAACGATAAAAAAATAAAATTAGATAGTAAGCTATTTATAGATGAGTTTAAAAGTAAAAAATGTTTATTTATTGTGTCAAAAGATATAAATGACTCCATTCTTACAAAAGAATATATGGAGTTATTATTAGATAATTTATATTTAGGAACTTATATTAAAGATGATTCTGGAAAATATATATATGCAAATAAAACTTTAGCAAATTTTTTAGGTAAGACTCAAGAAGAGATGATAGGTAGATATGATCATGAGATTTTTCCGTCAAATATTTCAGATTCATTTATAAAAATGGATAAGGTTGTAAAAGAGAGTAAAGTAGCTAAGTTATATGATGAGGAAATAAATATAAATGGTAAAGATAGGTGGTATGAACATTATAAATCACCTATATATGATGAAAATAATAATTTAAAATATATAATGGGGATATCTAAAGATATCCAGCTACAAAAAATAGTTAAGGATAATATATTTAAAAAATATAGTAAAGTTATTGATGAAAATAATAATAGTAATTTTGATATATACAATACATTAAATGATATATCAAATAACATAATAGAGAGCACAAATGCTAAAGGATTAAATATAAATCTTTATAATAAAGATACTTTAGAGTTTGAAACATCTATAAAGTTAAAAAATGCAGCTAAAGTGCTTGCTAGAGTTGATAAAATAAAGATTAGTAAAGATAACGAAAAAGCAATTTTAGATGGCAAGACGTTTAGGGGACTTAAAGGTATAAATAAACTAATAACAAAGACTGATATAGAAGAAATAGATGTGGATATGGAGTCTAGAGATGGCATAAAATATGCTTGCGTATATCCTATGATAGTAAAGAATGAATTAATAGGTACATTAGCTATGAGTTATAGTGAAAAAGAAGCACCTAAATATAATCAAGATACTTTATTTGAAGAAATTGCAGAAAGACTTGCAATGCTTATAAAAAATTATAGACTATCTACAGAATTAAAATTAGAAAATCAAAAGCGTAAAGAATTAGAAGAGGAATTAAGTCTTTATTTAGATGTATCAGTAGATTTAAAATCAATAGCAAATATAGATGGTTATGCGATTAAAGTTAATGATTCTTGGGAAAGAATACTTGGTTGGAGTGAAGAAGAAATAAAAACTATGCATTATAGTGATTTTATACATCCTGATGATATTGATATATTAGAAAATTTATATGACCCAGATTGTATAGAAGAAGAAATAAAACATTTAGCTATCAGATTCTTATGCAAAGATAGTAGTTATAGATGGATAGAACTAAGTTCGAAATATGTCAAAGATAAAAATATATTTATATTTACAGGCATAGATATTACAAAAAGAAAAGAAGTAGAAGAAGAAAAGAAAAAATTAGAAGAAGCTATTCAATTAGAAAGTATAAGAAATGAATTTTTGGGAAATATATCTCACGAATTTAAAACACCGTTAAATATAATACTTGGAATTGTTCAATTAATAAATAAAAATATAGATTTAGATAATATAAATAAAGAAAATTTAATACGACATGTAGGTATAATGAAACAGAACTCATATAGATTATTAAGATTAGTAAATAATTTAATAGATATAAGTAGAATTGACATAGGATATTATAATTTACAGCTTTCTAATTATGATATGGTGAAAGTAATAAAAGATATAACTTTATCTATATCAGAATATGTTAAGCATAAAAAAATAAATTTATCATTTAATACAGATTTAGAAGAAGTAATATTAGCTTGTGATGCAGATAAAATGGAAAGGGTAATGTTAAATTTATTATCAAATGCAATTAAGTATACGGATGATAATGGAGATATACATGTATCTTTAAATAAAGTAAATGAAGATATAGTTGTATCTGTAAAAGATAATGGAGTAGGGATACCAAAAGATAAATTAAAAATAATATTTGATAGATTTGGACAAGTAAATGATATTCTATCTAGAAGGTGTGAAGGTAGTGGAATAGGTTTATCTATTGTAAAATCCATTGTAGAAATGCATGGAGGTAAAATAGAAGTATTTAGTGAAATAGGTAAAGGAACTGAATTTGTATTTAATATACCTATTAAAATTTTAAAAGAAGAAAATGTTATATTAAAATGTGAAAATAGAGATTATCACGTTGAAAAATGTAATATAGAATTTTCTGATATATATAGTATATAA
- a CDS encoding cold-shock protein, with the protein MTNGIVKWFNSEKGFGFISVEGGDDVFAHFSAINVDGFKTLEEGQKVSFDIVEGARGPQAANITIL; encoded by the coding sequence ATGACTAACGGAATAGTAAAATGGTTTAACAGTGAAAAAGGATTTGGATTTATATCAGTTGAAGGTGGAGATGATGTATTCGCTCATTTCTCAGCTATAAACGTTGATGGATTCAAAACTTTAGAAGAAGGACAAAAAGTAAGTTTTGATATAGTTGAAGGTGCTAGAGGACCTCAAGCAGCTAACATAACTATATTATAA
- a CDS encoding M20 metallopeptidase family protein — protein MNKMMEQALAIKDELVSYRRTIHANPEVGTHLPMTTKFVMDKLREFGYEPKEICDSGIVATISGPKPGKVFLLRADMDALPMAEKAEVEFKATNGCMHSCGHDMHTAMLLGAAKLLKENQDEIEGTVKLVFQPDEEGFTGAKKMIEAGVLQNPKVDAAMAAHVHSGTPSNVIVCGLGTSIGGCYRFRIVVNGTGCHGAMPETGVDPINIAVKIYESLQTILTREIAATNPAVITIGKFVGGEAPNIIPGEVVMEGTFRYLDKEMGEFVINRMDEIVTSTAKLLRGEAKLIELSSVPPLTNEKGFANEITGYMKDIVGEQAIVMFEGGGMGSEDFASFSHEVPSLYYIIGAGAKNENPLYGLPTHNENVVFNEDILPTGAALHAYSAISWLKNNK, from the coding sequence ATGAACAAAATGATGGAGCAAGCACTAGCTATAAAAGATGAATTAGTATCATACAGAAGAACAATACATGCTAATCCAGAAGTAGGTACTCATTTACCAATGACAACTAAGTTTGTTATGGACAAATTAAGAGAGTTTGGTTATGAACCAAAAGAAATATGTGATAGTGGAATAGTTGCTACTATATCTGGACCAAAACCAGGAAAAGTATTTTTACTAAGAGCTGATATGGATGCTTTACCAATGGCTGAAAAAGCTGAAGTAGAATTTAAAGCAACTAATGGATGCATGCATTCTTGTGGACATGATATGCATACTGCAATGTTACTTGGAGCTGCTAAATTACTTAAAGAAAACCAAGATGAAATAGAAGGTACAGTTAAATTAGTATTCCAACCAGACGAAGAAGGATTTACAGGAGCTAAGAAAATGATAGAAGCTGGAGTTCTTCAAAATCCTAAAGTTGATGCAGCTATGGCTGCACACGTTCACTCAGGAACACCATCAAATGTGATAGTTTGTGGTCTTGGAACAAGTATAGGTGGATGTTATAGATTTAGAATAGTTGTAAATGGTACAGGTTGTCATGGAGCAATGCCTGAAACTGGTGTAGATCCAATAAATATAGCAGTTAAAATATATGAAAGCTTACAAACTATATTAACAAGAGAAATAGCTGCTACTAATCCAGCAGTTATAACTATAGGTAAATTTGTTGGAGGAGAAGCTCCAAACATAATACCAGGTGAAGTTGTTATGGAAGGTACATTTAGATACTTAGATAAAGAAATGGGAGAATTCGTAATCAATAGAATGGATGAAATAGTTACTTCTACTGCTAAATTGCTTAGAGGAGAAGCTAAACTTATAGAATTATCGTCTGTACCACCATTAACTAACGAAAAAGGTTTCGCCAATGAAATCACTGGATATATGAAAGATATAGTTGGAGAACAAGCTATAGTAATGTTTGAAGGTGGAGGAATGGGATCTGAAGATTTCGCATCATTCTCACATGAAGTACCAAGTTTATATTATATAATAGGAGCTGGAGCTAAGAATGAAAATCCTTTATACGGACTTCCAACTCACAATGAAAATGTAGTATTTAATGAAGATATATTACCAACAGGTGCTGCATTACATGCATACAGTGCAATAAGCTGGTTAAAAAATAACAAGTAA
- a CDS encoding zinc ribbon domain-containing protein, whose product MEKKQYVCPKCENTSYESDEFQATGGNFAKIFDIQNKRFITISCKKCGYTELYKGTTSDGWNILDFLMG is encoded by the coding sequence ATGGAAAAAAAGCAATATGTTTGTCCTAAGTGCGAAAATACATCTTATGAAAGTGATGAATTTCAAGCAACAGGTGGAAATTTCGCCAAAATATTCGATATCCAAAACAAAAGATTTATTACTATAAGCTGTAAAAAATGTGGGTATACAGAATTATATAAGGGCACTACATCTGATGGATGGAACATATTAGATTTCCTTATGGGCTAA
- a CDS encoding NAD(P)-dependent oxidoreductase: protein MKVIDINELREEANKCFTCKVPKCKKNCPIDTPIPEIIKLFKENKIEEAGEILFNNNPLSAICGVVCPHEDQCLGNCIRGIKDKPVDFYEIERFISSNYLKNVKLKQEDNLNERIAIIGSGPAGISLALILAKKGYKVTIFEKRSHIGGVLRYGIPKFRLPEGVLDDIENILLDLNVKIRYNALVGPVITIDKLFEDGYDAIFIGTGVWNPKPLNIKGETFGHVHYAIDYLKSPNSYRLGDDVIIIGAGNVAMDAARTAKYHGVKNVTVVYRKDFEDMTATKAEINDAKKEGVNFELFKSPVEITDEGAIFIDTKKLDDERKTMVNIEGSEKLIKADSVIIAISQSPKNNIVSNTKNLDTNKYGLLVTDDKGHTTREGVFASGDVVTGAKTVVEAVANAKEVANSIQEYLKLKKM, encoded by the coding sequence ATGAAAGTAATAGATATTAATGAATTAAGGGAAGAAGCTAATAAATGTTTTACATGTAAAGTTCCAAAATGTAAAAAAAATTGTCCAATTGATACACCAATACCAGAAATAATAAAGTTATTTAAAGAAAATAAAATAGAAGAAGCTGGAGAAATATTATTTAATAATAACCCTTTATCAGCAATTTGTGGAGTGGTTTGCCCACATGAAGATCAATGTTTAGGAAATTGTATAAGGGGAATAAAAGATAAACCAGTAGATTTTTATGAAATAGAGCGTTTTATATCTAGTAATTACTTAAAAAATGTTAAATTAAAACAAGAAGATAACTTAAATGAAAGAATAGCTATAATAGGTTCAGGTCCAGCTGGAATATCATTAGCTTTAATATTAGCTAAAAAGGGATATAAGGTAACTATATTTGAGAAAAGATCACATATAGGTGGGGTTTTAAGATATGGAATTCCAAAGTTTAGATTACCAGAAGGCGTTTTAGATGATATAGAAAATATATTATTAGATTTAAATGTAAAAATAAGATATAATGCCTTAGTAGGTCCGGTAATAACAATAGATAAATTATTTGAAGACGGATATGATGCAATATTCATAGGTACTGGTGTATGGAATCCAAAACCTTTAAATATAAAGGGAGAGACATTTGGACATGTACATTATGCAATTGACTATTTAAAATCACCTAATTCATATAGACTAGGAGATGATGTTATTATAATTGGGGCAGGAAATGTTGCAATGGACGCTGCAAGAACTGCAAAGTATCATGGTGTAAAAAATGTAACTGTAGTATATAGAAAAGACTTTGAAGATATGACTGCTACTAAAGCAGAGATAAATGATGCAAAAAAAGAAGGGGTAAACTTTGAATTATTTAAATCTCCAGTTGAAATAACTGATGAGGGTGCTATATTTATAGACACTAAAAAATTAGATGATGAAAGAAAAACTATGGTTAATATAGAAGGATCTGAGAAACTAATAAAGGCTGATTCAGTTATAATTGCAATTAGCCAAAGTCCTAAAAATAATATAGTATCAAATACTAAGAATTTAGATACCAATAAATATGGGCTTTTAGTTACAGATGATAAAGGGCATACGACAAGAGAAGGTGTATTTGCATCAGGAGATGTTGTTACGGGAGCTAAAACTGTAGTTGAAGCAGTTGCAAATGCTAAAGAAGTTGCAAATTCAATACAAGAATACTTAAAATTAAAGAAAATGTAA
- a CDS encoding helix-turn-helix transcriptional regulator, whose amino-acid sequence MRLLDILFYLLRINSKVTVKELAEIFNVSTKTIRRDLDKLSILGIPIIFYRGVNGGLEIDKNYVIAKHLLRDSDYKNLILALYIGENISKSISDSFLIDKFKSVDKERCSKILSNIEERFVIDLYEDKFDNKNTIYEDIDIAFDKKSFIQLEIEDKKLEVYPISFVLKKEGLCLYCYKEEYMIISISKISDVIICDKSYDGPIISYEKNKDKIKVI is encoded by the coding sequence ATGAGATTATTAGATATTTTATTTTATCTATTACGAATTAATTCAAAAGTTACTGTTAAAGAATTAGCTGAAATTTTTAATGTATCTACGAAAACAATACGAAGAGATTTAGATAAATTATCAATACTTGGAATACCTATAATTTTTTATAGAGGTGTAAATGGCGGTTTAGAAATTGATAAAAACTATGTAATCGCAAAACATTTGCTTAGAGATAGTGATTATAAGAATTTAATACTTGCACTATATATAGGTGAAAATATAAGCAAAAGTATAAGTGACTCTTTTTTAATTGATAAATTCAAATCAGTTGATAAAGAGAGATGCTCTAAAATCTTAAGTAATATTGAAGAACGATTCGTAATAGATTTGTACGAAGATAAATTTGATAATAAGAATACAATATACGAAGATATTGATATAGCTTTTGATAAGAAATCTTTTATTCAATTAGAAATAGAAGATAAAAAACTTGAAGTATACCCTATATCTTTTGTATTAAAAAAAGAAGGGTTATGCTTATATTGCTATAAAGAAGAGTATATGATTATTTCAATTAGTAAAATATCTGATGTTATTATTTGTGATAAGAGTTATGATGGTCCTATAATTAGCTATGAAAAAAATAAAGATAAAATTAAAGTTATATAA